The Streptomyces avermitilis MA-4680 = NBRC 14893 genome contains a region encoding:
- the secF gene encoding protein translocase subunit SecF — MSKLGNLGARLHRGEVGYDFVGNRKIWYGISILITITAILGLTVRGLNMGIEFQGGAVFTTPKTSVSVSQAERYAEEASGHDAIVQKLGSGGLRVQIAGVDTGKSDQIKAELSQNLKVDSEKINADLVGPSWGEQIANKAWQGLVIFMILVVIYLAIAFEWRMAVAALVALIHDITITVGIYALVGFEVTPGTVIGLLTILGYSLYDTVVVFDSLKEQTKDLTKQTRWTYSDVANRSINSTLVRSINTTVVALLPVAGLLFIGGGVLGAGTLNDISLSLFVGLAAGAYSSIFIATPLVADLKEREPQMKALRKRVLAKRAQAAAKGEDAEVVGQSCDEPDDAAPAVVGPRNQPASRNRGRGRPSGKRR, encoded by the coding sequence ATGTCGAAGCTCGGCAACCTCGGCGCCCGGCTCCACCGAGGCGAGGTCGGCTACGACTTCGTCGGCAACCGCAAGATCTGGTACGGCATCTCGATCCTGATCACCATCACGGCCATCCTCGGCCTGACGGTGCGCGGCCTGAACATGGGCATCGAGTTCCAGGGCGGAGCGGTCTTCACCACCCCCAAGACCAGCGTCTCCGTGTCGCAGGCCGAGAGGTACGCGGAGGAGGCGTCCGGCCACGACGCGATCGTGCAGAAGCTCGGCTCGGGCGGTCTGCGCGTGCAGATCGCCGGTGTGGACACCGGCAAGTCCGACCAGATCAAGGCCGAGCTCTCCCAGAACCTGAAGGTCGACTCGGAGAAGATCAACGCCGACCTGGTCGGCCCCAGCTGGGGTGAGCAGATCGCCAACAAGGCCTGGCAAGGCCTGGTGATCTTCATGATCCTGGTCGTGATCTACCTGGCGATCGCCTTCGAGTGGCGGATGGCGGTCGCGGCCCTGGTCGCGCTGATCCACGACATCACCATCACGGTCGGCATCTACGCCCTCGTCGGCTTCGAGGTGACGCCCGGTACGGTCATCGGTCTGCTCACGATCCTCGGTTACTCGCTCTATGACACGGTCGTCGTCTTCGACAGCCTCAAGGAGCAGACGAAGGACCTCACCAAGCAGACTCGCTGGACCTACAGCGATGTCGCCAACCGCTCGATCAACAGCACTCTGGTCCGCTCCATCAACACCACGGTGGTCGCGCTTCTGCCGGTCGCGGGCCTGCTGTTCATCGGCGGTGGCGTGCTCGGCGCGGGCACGCTCAACGACATCTCGCTGTCGCTGTTCGTCGGTCTCGCGGCCGGCGCGTACTCCTCGATCTTCATCGCCACGCCGCTCGTCGCCGACCTCAAGGAGCGCGAGCCGCAGATGAAGGCCCTCAGGAAGCGCGTCCTGGCCAAGCGGGCCCAGGCCGCCGCCAAGGGCGAGGACGCCGAGGTCGTCGGTCAGTCCTGCGACGAGCCGGACGACGCCGCCCCCGCGGTCGTGGGTCCGCGCAACCAGCCCGCGTCCCGCAACCGGGGCCGCGGCCGACCCTCGGGGAAGCGCCGATGA
- a CDS encoding adenine phosphoribosyltransferase gives MTELVNITELLLSRIRDVRDYPEPGVVFKDITPLLADPAAFTALTGALAELTVRHGATKIVGLEARGFILGAPAAVQAGVGFIPVRKAGKLPGATLSQSYDLEYGSAEIEVHAEDLVAGDRVMVVDDVLATGGTAEASLQLIRRAGAEVAGVSVLMELGFLGGRARLEPALAGAPLEALLQI, from the coding sequence ATGACCGAGCTCGTCAACATCACGGAGCTGCTGCTCAGCCGTATCCGTGACGTTCGTGACTACCCGGAGCCGGGCGTGGTGTTCAAGGACATCACGCCGCTGCTGGCCGACCCGGCGGCGTTCACCGCGCTGACCGGTGCGCTGGCCGAGCTCACCGTGCGGCACGGCGCCACGAAGATCGTCGGCCTGGAGGCCCGCGGCTTCATTCTGGGCGCCCCGGCCGCCGTTCAGGCGGGTGTCGGCTTCATCCCCGTACGCAAGGCGGGCAAGCTCCCCGGAGCGACCCTCAGCCAGTCGTACGACCTGGAGTACGGCTCCGCCGAGATCGAGGTGCACGCCGAGGACCTGGTCGCGGGCGACCGCGTCATGGTCGTCGACGACGTCCTCGCCACCGGCGGCACCGCCGAGGCCTCGCTCCAGCTCATCCGCCGGGCGGGCGCCGAGGTCGCGGGCGTCTCCGTGCTCATGGAGCTGGGCTTCCTGGGCGGCCGGGCACGGCTGGAGCCGGCCCTGGCCGGCGCCCCGCTGGAAGCACTGCTCCAGATCTGA
- a CDS encoding RelA/SpoT family protein — protein sequence MPDEAQPLTAAKPDQTSGPAATPAKNAAQGPVERAPSAPGDKAAEQPRPKSATPAPPERPAATPAARATTGQPARSGGSSNRVRARLARLGVQRSNPYNPVLEPLLRIVRSNDPKIETSTLRQIERAYQVAERWHRGQKRKSGDPYITHPLAVTTILAELGMDPATLMAGLLHDTVEDTEYGLDTLRRDFGDQVALLVDGVTKLDKVKFGEAAQAETVRKMVVAMAKDPRVLVIKLADRLHNMRTMRYLKREKQEKKARETLEIYAPLAHRLGMNTIKWELEDLAFAILYPKMYDEIVRLVAERAPKRDEYLAIVTDEVQSDLRAARIKATVTGRPKHYYSVYQKMIVRGRDFAEIYDLVGIRVLVDTVRDCYAALGTVHARWNPVPGRFKDYIAMPKFNMYQSLHTTVIGPNGKPVELQIRTFDMHRRAEYGIAAHWKYKQEPSAGASKVRTDAPKSVGKDKDAVNDMAWLRQLLDWQKETEDPSEFLESLRFDLSRNEVFVFTPKGDVIALPAGATPVDFAYAVHTEVGHRTIGARVNGRLVPLESTLDNGDLVEVFTSKAAGAGPSRDWLGFVKSPRARNKIRAWFSKERRDEAIEQGKDAIARAMRKQNLPIQRILTGDSLVTLAHEMRYPDISSLYAAIGEGHVAAQSVVQKLVQALGGEEAATEEIDESVPPARGRGRKRRSNADPGVVVKGVDDVWVKLARCCTPVPGDPIIGFVTRGSGVSVHRNDCVNIESLSREPERILEVEWAPTQSSVFLVAIQVEALDRSRLLSDVTRVLSDQHVNILSAAVQTSRDRVATSRFTFEMGDPKHLGHVLKAVRGVEGVYDVYRVTSARRPSDA from the coding sequence TTGCCAGACGAGGCCCAGCCACTCACCGCCGCCAAGCCCGACCAGACTTCGGGCCCCGCGGCCACGCCCGCGAAGAACGCCGCGCAGGGGCCGGTCGAGCGTGCCCCGTCCGCGCCCGGCGACAAGGCGGCAGAGCAGCCCCGCCCCAAGTCCGCCACCCCCGCTCCTCCCGAGCGCCCCGCAGCCACGCCCGCGGCGCGTGCCACCACAGGCCAGCCGGCCCGCTCCGGCGGCTCCTCCAACCGCGTACGCGCCCGCCTCGCCCGTCTCGGCGTCCAGCGCTCCAACCCGTACAACCCGGTTCTGGAGCCGTTGCTGCGGATAGTGCGCAGCAACGACCCGAAGATCGAGACGTCGACGCTGCGCCAGATCGAGCGCGCCTACCAGGTCGCCGAGCGCTGGCACCGCGGCCAGAAGCGCAAGAGCGGCGACCCGTACATCACGCACCCGCTCGCCGTCACCACCATCCTCGCCGAGCTGGGCATGGACCCGGCGACCCTCATGGCGGGCCTGCTGCACGACACCGTCGAGGACACCGAGTACGGCCTCGACACCCTCCGCCGTGACTTCGGCGACCAGGTCGCCCTCCTGGTCGACGGCGTCACCAAGCTGGACAAGGTCAAGTTCGGCGAGGCCGCGCAGGCCGAGACCGTGCGCAAGATGGTCGTCGCCATGGCCAAGGACCCGCGCGTCCTGGTCATCAAGCTCGCCGACCGCCTGCACAACATGCGCACCATGCGCTACCTCAAGCGCGAGAAGCAGGAGAAGAAGGCGCGCGAGACCCTCGAGATCTACGCGCCGCTCGCCCACCGCCTGGGCATGAACACCATCAAGTGGGAGCTGGAGGACCTCGCCTTCGCGATCCTCTACCCCAAGATGTACGACGAGATCGTCCGCCTGGTCGCCGAGCGCGCCCCCAAGCGCGACGAGTACCTCGCCATAGTGACCGACGAGGTCCAGTCCGACCTGCGCGCGGCCCGCATCAAGGCGACGGTCACCGGCCGCCCGAAGCACTACTACAGCGTCTACCAGAAGATGATCGTCCGCGGCCGTGACTTCGCGGAGATCTACGACCTGGTGGGCATCCGCGTCCTCGTGGACACCGTCCGCGACTGCTACGCGGCGCTCGGCACGGTGCACGCGCGATGGAACCCGGTCCCCGGCCGGTTCAAGGACTACATCGCGATGCCCAAGTTCAACATGTACCAGTCGCTGCACACGACGGTCATCGGGCCCAACGGCAAGCCCGTCGAACTCCAGATCCGTACGTTCGACATGCACCGCCGCGCCGAGTACGGCATCGCCGCGCACTGGAAGTACAAGCAGGAGCCCTCCGCCGGCGCCTCCAAGGTGCGCACGGACGCCCCGAAGAGCGTGGGCAAGGACAAGGACGCCGTCAACGACATGGCGTGGCTGCGCCAGTTGCTCGACTGGCAGAAGGAGACCGAGGACCCGAGCGAGTTCCTGGAGTCCCTGCGCTTCGACCTGTCGCGCAACGAGGTCTTCGTCTTCACCCCGAAGGGCGACGTCATAGCGCTGCCGGCCGGAGCGACGCCGGTTGACTTCGCGTACGCCGTCCATACGGAGGTCGGCCACCGGACCATAGGAGCGAGGGTCAACGGACGCCTCGTACCCCTCGAGTCCACCCTGGACAACGGCGACCTGGTGGAGGTCTTCACCTCGAAGGCGGCCGGAGCGGGCCCGTCCCGCGACTGGCTGGGCTTCGTGAAGTCGCCGCGCGCCCGCAACAAGATCCGCGCCTGGTTCTCCAAGGAGCGGCGCGACGAGGCGATCGAGCAGGGCAAGGACGCGATCGCGCGGGCGATGCGCAAGCAGAACCTGCCGATCCAGCGCATCCTCACCGGGGACTCGCTGGTGACGCTCGCGCACGAGATGCGCTACCCCGACATCTCGTCCCTCTACGCGGCCATCGGCGAGGGCCACGTCGCCGCGCAGAGCGTCGTGCAGAAGCTGGTGCAGGCGCTCGGCGGCGAGGAAGCGGCCACCGAGGAGATCGACGAGAGCGTCCCGCCGGCCCGTGGCCGCGGCCGCAAGCGCCGCTCCAACGCCGACCCGGGTGTCGTCGTCAAGGGCGTCGACGACGTGTGGGTCAAGCTGGCCCGCTGTTGCACGCCCGTCCCCGGCGACCCCATCATCGGCTTCGTCACCCGCGGTAGCGGCGTATCGGTTCACCGCAACGACTGCGTGAACATTGAGTCACTGTCCCGCGAGCCCGAGCGCATCCTCGAGGTCGAGTGGGCGCCGACCCAGTCCTCGGTCTTCCTGGTCGCCATCCAGGTGGAGGCGCTGGACCGCTCCCGGCTCCTGTCGGACGTCACCCGCGTCCTGTCCGACCAGCACGTCAACATCCTGTCGGCGGCCGTTCAGACGTCCCGCGACCGGGTCGCCACGTCCCGCTTCACCTTCGAGATGGGCGACCCGAAGCACCTGGGACACGTCCTGAAGGCGGTCAGGGGCGTGGAGGGCGTGTACGACGTGTACCGGGTGACCTCGGCCCGGAGGCCCTCCGACGCCTGA
- a CDS encoding DUF349 domain-containing protein has product MSSDPWGRVDETGTVYVRTADGEQVVGSWQAGSPDEALAYFERKYEGLVVEIGLLEKRVKTTDLSAKDAQTAIDHIREQVDAHHAVGDLDVLRKRLDKLVETVAARREERKAQRAKQSDEARHAKESLVVEAEELAQSDQWRAAGERLRSLVDTWKGLPRLDRKSDDELWHRFSHARSAFSKRRKAHFASLDAQREDARKAKEKLVAEAEALSGSTDWGPTAARYRELMGDWKAAGRAQREHEDDLWNRFRGAQDVFFAARSSVFAERDAEQSENLKLKEELAEEAEKLLPISDLKAARAAFRSLNERWEAIGHVPRDARPKVEGRMHAVERALQESEEVEWRRTNPEARARAEGLTGQLQAAVDKLQGQIEAARSAGNNAKADKLQKELDGRQALLDQALKGLHEFGG; this is encoded by the coding sequence GTGAGCAGCGACCCGTGGGGCCGCGTCGACGAGACGGGGACCGTGTACGTGCGTACGGCCGACGGCGAGCAGGTCGTCGGTTCCTGGCAGGCCGGCTCCCCTGATGAGGCACTGGCCTACTTCGAGCGCAAGTACGAGGGCTTGGTTGTCGAGATCGGCCTCCTCGAAAAGCGAGTGAAGACCACCGACCTGTCGGCGAAGGACGCCCAGACCGCCATCGACCATATTCGCGAACAGGTGGACGCCCACCACGCGGTCGGCGATCTGGACGTACTGCGCAAGCGGCTGGACAAGCTCGTCGAGACCGTCGCGGCACGCCGTGAGGAGCGCAAGGCGCAGCGGGCGAAGCAGTCCGACGAGGCGCGGCACGCCAAGGAGTCGCTGGTCGTCGAGGCGGAGGAGCTGGCCCAGTCCGACCAGTGGCGGGCCGCCGGTGAGCGGCTGCGTTCGCTGGTGGACACCTGGAAGGGGCTGCCGCGGCTCGATCGCAAGTCGGACGACGAGTTGTGGCACCGCTTCTCGCACGCCCGCTCGGCGTTCTCCAAGCGCCGCAAGGCGCACTTCGCCTCGCTGGACGCGCAGCGGGAGGACGCCCGCAAGGCCAAGGAGAAGCTGGTCGCGGAGGCCGAGGCGCTGTCCGGCTCGACGGACTGGGGTCCGACGGCGGCACGCTACCGCGAGCTGATGGGCGACTGGAAGGCCGCGGGCCGGGCCCAGCGCGAGCACGAGGACGACCTGTGGAACCGCTTCCGCGGTGCCCAGGACGTGTTCTTCGCGGCTCGTAGCTCGGTCTTCGCGGAGCGGGACGCCGAGCAGTCCGAGAACCTGAAGCTCAAGGAGGAGCTGGCCGAGGAGGCGGAGAAGTTGCTGCCGATCTCGGACCTGAAGGCGGCCCGCGCGGCCTTCCGCTCCCTCAACGAGCGGTGGGAGGCCATCGGCCATGTGCCGCGGGACGCCCGCCCGAAGGTGGAGGGCCGGATGCATGCGGTGGAGCGTGCCCTCCAGGAGTCCGAGGAGGTGGAGTGGCGCCGGACGAACCCGGAGGCACGCGCGCGTGCCGAGGGTCTGACCGGTCAGCTCCAGGCCGCCGTGGACAAGCTCCAGGGCCAGATCGAGGCGGCGCGCTCCGCGGGCAACAACGCCAAGGCCGACAAGCTCCAGAAGGAGCTGGACGGCCGCCAGGCGCTGCTGGACCAGGCGCTGAAGGGTCTGCACGAGTTCGGCGGCTGA
- a CDS encoding peptidylprolyl isomerase, producing the protein MVTQEQRRRQLAREKFLRQQQRRTAARRKTRMRNTVVASVLGVVVVGSVVSYATGVFKDDGKKANAGAEVSPSPSPSKAPDPCEKAAAGKVKSLSWKKEPAVTIDKSADYTMKMATTCGDIDIALKTAQAPHTVNSFSFLAGKGFFDHTKCHRLTTNGIYVLQCGDPKGTGSGGPGYTIPDENLKDKTLKGGMYPAGTVAMANTGQKHTGGSQFFLVYQDSQLPASYTPFGTISTSGMKVLKKIAAAGESTGQGDGAPNATVVVNRATVTKS; encoded by the coding sequence GTGGTCACCCAGGAACAGCGGCGACGTCAGCTCGCCCGGGAGAAGTTCTTGCGGCAGCAGCAGCGGCGTACGGCCGCGCGGCGCAAGACACGGATGCGCAACACGGTGGTCGCCTCGGTCCTGGGCGTCGTCGTGGTGGGCAGCGTGGTGTCGTACGCGACCGGGGTCTTCAAGGACGACGGCAAAAAGGCCAACGCGGGCGCGGAGGTGTCCCCGAGCCCCTCGCCGAGCAAGGCGCCGGACCCGTGCGAGAAGGCCGCCGCGGGCAAGGTGAAGTCGCTGAGCTGGAAGAAGGAGCCGGCGGTCACCATCGACAAGTCCGCCGACTACACGATGAAGATGGCGACGACCTGCGGCGACATAGACATCGCCCTGAAGACGGCGCAGGCCCCGCACACGGTGAACTCCTTCAGCTTCCTCGCGGGCAAGGGGTTCTTCGACCACACCAAGTGCCACCGGCTCACCACGAACGGCATCTACGTGCTGCAGTGCGGTGACCCGAAGGGCACCGGAAGCGGCGGCCCCGGCTACACGATCCCGGACGAGAACCTCAAGGACAAAACCCTGAAGGGCGGCATGTACCCGGCGGGCACGGTGGCCATGGCCAACACCGGCCAGAAGCACACGGGCGGCAGCCAGTTCTTCCTCGTCTACCAGGACAGTCAGCTGCCGGCCAGCTACACCCCCTTCGGGACGATCTCCACGTCGGGCATGAAGGTGCTGAAGAAGATCGCCGCGGCCGGTGAGAGCACTGGCCAGGGCGACGGGGCGCCCAACGCGACGGTCGTGGTCAACAGGGCGACCGTGACGAAATCCTGA
- a CDS encoding MBL fold metallo-hydrolase — protein MLIAGFPAGAWGTNCYLVAPAAGEECVIIDPGHQAAQGVEDALKKHRLKPVAVVLTHGHIDHVASVVPVCGAHDVPAWIHPADRYMMSDPEKALGRSIGMPLMGELTVGEPDDVRELADGAGLKLAGLDLSVAHAPGHTKGSVTFTMPESADIPSVFFSGDLLFAGSIGRTDLPGGDMDDMLGSLTRVCLPLDDSTVVLSGHGPQTTIGQERATNPYLRQVAAGLGSVDAPRRGM, from the coding sequence GTGCTCATTGCCGGGTTCCCCGCCGGGGCCTGGGGGACCAACTGTTATCTGGTCGCCCCCGCCGCGGGTGAGGAGTGCGTGATCATCGACCCGGGCCATCAGGCCGCCCAGGGAGTCGAGGACGCGCTCAAGAAGCATCGGCTCAAGCCCGTCGCCGTCGTCCTCACCCATGGCCACATCGACCATGTGGCCTCGGTCGTCCCGGTGTGCGGCGCGCACGACGTACCGGCCTGGATCCATCCCGCGGACCGGTACATGATGAGCGACCCCGAGAAGGCGCTCGGCCGTTCCATCGGCATGCCGCTCATGGGCGAACTGACCGTGGGGGAGCCGGACGACGTGCGGGAACTGGCCGACGGCGCCGGGCTGAAGCTCGCGGGCCTCGACCTCTCCGTCGCGCACGCGCCCGGCCATACCAAGGGGTCGGTGACCTTCACGATGCCCGAGAGCGCGGACATTCCGTCCGTGTTCTTCTCCGGGGATCTGCTGTTCGCCGGCTCCATCGGACGCACCGACCTGCCCGGCGGCGACATGGACGACATGCTCGGCTCGCTGACCCGCGTGTGCCTGCCGCTCGACGACTCGACCGTGGTGCTGTCCGGCCACGGCCCCCAGACGACCATCGGCCAGGAGCGCGCCACCAACCCCTATCTGCGGCAGGTGGCCGCCGGCCTCGGGAGCGTGGACGCTCCCCGACGAGGAATGTGA